The Plectropomus leopardus isolate mb chromosome 2, YSFRI_Pleo_2.0, whole genome shotgun sequence genome has a window encoding:
- the osgn1 gene encoding oxidative stress induced growth inhibitor 1, giving the protein MDLHDKEILRGEVLPVVIIGNGPSGICLSYLLSGYTPYLSPEASHPNPLLHSKLQEQPHLSLLEQDLEYLCEGLEGRSSNPVAVLFDSLLLPDSDFGLDHTSPLEWRYEPERAIPHLVLGKGPPGGAWHVRSSSTDDRK; this is encoded by the exons ATGGATCTTCACGATAAAGAAATTCTCCGTGGAGAGGTTTTGCCCGTGGTGATCATCG GTAACGGCCCGTCGGGGATCTGTCTGTCATACCTGTTGTCGGGTTACACCCCCTACCTGTCACCTGAGGCATCGCACCCAAACCCGCTGCTGCACAGCAAGCTGCAGGAGCAGCCGCACCTGTCGCTGCTGGAGCAG GATCTGGAGTACCTGTGCGAGGGTTTGGAGGGGCGATCGTCCAATCCCGTGGCCGTGCTCTTTGATTCGCTGCTGCTCCCTGACAGTGACTTCGGTTTGGACCACACGTCTCCGCTGGAATGGCGATACGAGCCGGAGCGCGCCATCCCTCACCTGGTGCTGGGGAAGGGTCCGCCCGGAGGAGCCTGGCACGTACGTAGCTCCAGTACTGATGATAGGAAATGA